CGCTCCATCTCCGTCGGGTGAGCATCTTCACGGCGCAGGTCTGAAGCATGCCCAACTGCATGTACCAGAGGCAGTTGGCTATACACGAGAAAGTCCGCTTCAGGATCTACTTCCAACCTTTCGGTAATACACGTCATCCAGCCAGCCGCACTCCCGAAGCTGATGCATACGCCAAGCGCCAGGCCGCGTCAGGTGCAGTTCCGCTTTGGGGATGAGGGTACGTTGCAGCGCCTCGGCAAGTTGCGCGTAGGCTGGGCAGCCCCAGAATTCCGCATTAGTGGCCTGCTACAGCACGCGGTAGTAATGCCGTTCCCATCCGGTGTCATCAAGCAGCTGCACTAGGCGGGCGGCGCCTTCTTTGAATCGTTTCCCAGCGGTACTTTGGATGTGTGGTGGCAATCCGGCTGAGGCTCTACACTAGCTCCTGCGGTGTCTGCACCTACTGGCGAGATCCATGGAGCTGCCCATGTGTCTTCTCCACAGTTCCGTCTCCCTCCGCTTGCACCTTAGACGGCTCCTTCCGTTTCAGGAGTATGGACAACAGCAGACTGGGTGGTTGGGAGGATCCAGCGTTGCAGCTGGATGGCCCGAAGAATAGGAATCGCTGGCTGCGCCGTAAGCATGGCCAAACCCAACAGCAGCATCTCGGTAAGAAACTGTGCGAGAGCGTAGATCAGCCGTGTGTCGGCAGTAACTGGCGTTGGTGCCTGCATAGAGAGGCCCACATACAGGGCCAGAGCAAGGAGGACGACACTTGACGCCAAGAAGAGAGTCATAACTCCTCGGGCGAAAAGGCTTACGCCGCGTTTGAGGTGACCTTTATCGGTGAATTTCAGGTGGGGGAGAGCCTTTTTAATGGCCTGCCAACCGAACCGGTGCGCGCAACGCTGCTGCAACTTGATGAGTTCCTGGCGACGGGCTGGCAGGGTCACGATGCCGGTAGCTTCTTGGAACACCAGCATGCCTCGTTGTTCTTCGAGGACGCGTTTGAGATCGGGGTCTGGTTCAGAATGAATCTGCTCATCCAGGATTTTGACGCGGTTGCGTCGGCGCGCTTCAAAGGGTGTGGTCCAACTGCTCGAGTCGGAGAACAGGCGAAGGCCGACATTCCACGCGCCGTACACCAGGAGGGGAATGAGGATAAGCCGACCAGTAATCCCTATTTCTTTAAGTGCATCCATGATTTCCAAAAGGTGTCCTCCCTGAGGCAGATCTCTCTTTTTTGATTACGTAATAGAGATCGAAGAGTTTCCTCGCGCGTGTTTGGATAAAGGAAAGCCGCAGTATCTGACGCTTCAGCGAAGGTGAGGCCAGAAGGGTTGTGACAAGTTTTTGGCGTTAAGGATGCCGAGACGCATTCCTCGCCCACGGTTTCGCGCTGGCGAGAGCCACTGACCTCGGGGTTTAGGATCAGCAGACTCCGGAACTTGTCGGAGTCGGACTCGTTGATGTGGTGCCTGCAGAAGTGCAAGCGGTTATTGACAAATCGGGAGCCACCAATTTTGCTCCGCTTTTACAACACATCACGGAGATCGCCTATTCAACGATGTATGGAACGACGACGAACGCGTCGAAACGCTTTCGACTTGCCGAGCTCGCAATTGCCCGGGCGAATCAGATCCCCTGCCTTGAATTTCTCTAGGTTTCTGGAGAGCCAATTCGATCAAGAATGGGGATGAGCGAAGCCTGTCTCCCCTAATGTACTGGCCGCCTGGCTGTCGCTGCGCTGAATTGGCGAAGTGACGTCAATGATAGATGGAGTTGATCTTTCAACGCTGTCCATCAGCGTGTGCAGGTGTTCACTCTCCTCCACCGTAATCGGCACCAATCCGAGGCGTTAACCCCAGCCAGGGGCTGTTGGAGAGTTTGGTGGCTGGTGCTAAACAGTTGGGTTCCTCTGCAATGGCGAGGCTAGCTCAGGTTTGAATTGTCCGGGACGAGCTTCTTTTATCTAATCACTTTGACTGGCGTTAATAGACATGGACCATCCACTCCCCTATTTTTCCCATGCCTTCGCTCTGGCACAAGCTTGGAAAGGAGGATGGTAAGGATGGAGAGTGCGACTTTCTCTGCCCTATAATGTCAGTTAGAGAACGTACCATTGTTCAAAGCCCTATTCGCGCGGCTGGCCCTGAGCGAGTGGACCAGCTTTGTCACAAACAAGCTCCGCATTCTGTTCTGGCCTTAGTTGGTACTGCAGGCGATCGACGCGGGGCTACCATACATCCTGGGTGGCGGGAGCACCCGCCGAGCACCAGGCAGAGCTGCTGGAACTGCCCCGTTGGCGGAGCCACGCACCGCGAACTCAGGGACCGGCTGGCGACGCTGCGAGACCGGCCCACGCGCACGGCCCTCAACGAACGCGAGGTGGCCCAGCTGGGGCGCATGCTGGGTAGGGTGACGTGGCTGCAACGGCTGAACGACCAGGAACAGGCCGAGATCAACAAGTGGATGGGGCGGAGGCCCGAGGCGCTGAAAAAGGCGGTGGACCAGGGGTAACTATTCAGTAAAATGAGCCCATCTATCGAGCAAGACGTAAAGCCATTTAGGAGATACGGTGAAAAAAATTATACTGGCTACATTCTTAATCCTTGCTAATCCTGCCCATTCTATTAATCTAGACTCTAGTAACATAGATTGTGGAACATTTAAAGTTGATAACACATTAAATAGAGTGATAATGACTTGGAAAACATATGCAAGTTTCCCGAATAATCCCCAGTTGAAACTCGTCCAGGGTCTTATGCCAGATGATTACCTTGTCAAATGTCCTGGGATTTCTGTCTCTATCAAAAACGGAATTTGGAATATCTCTTTTGATAATAGAAAAGAGATGCAGAAAGTATTTCCAAAATTCTATATCGCCTTTGATTATGGCTATCAGTATCCTGAAACCAAGCAGGGCATTAGCGTGGGCAGTCTAGATTTCTCTTACGATGGGGTAGTGAAGTTGGACCAGAAGGTAGTGCTACCTGACGAAGCAGTGAACTCAATGATCTCGTCACAGGTGTCTGGTTATAAAGTCAACAATGGTCCTCTTACTCCAGTTCTCTACAATGGAAAGTACTTGGGCCTGGATTTGGACCTGAATGGAATTGTCGAGATATGGACTAAACAATGGAGTAGTACAGATCTTATTAATTACCAAAAAATCGATTTTAGCAAAAACACGTATGAAAATCGCATTGTCAGGGAATTTCCCGCCAATTAAGAAGCAGCGCTTATTGCGCTCAATCGCTCCCGCTGGGCAATCGGTCACAGCGGCGTGTTCCCTTCGGCCCTAGCATCCCGCCATGGACCTCCCCCGGCCCCTGCCGCTTCTGGTGGTGCCCGCCGACTGGGAGGCGGTACCGGAGGACGTCACAGACCTGCGCCGCTGCCTGTGCGAGAACTACGGTGGCCGGCTGGTGTTGAAGATGGAGAGCGCGCCCCCTGCGCTCCCCGCTGGCCCACTACTGCGGGCTGTGGGACCGATCCGAGCTGCGCCTCGCCCGACGTGACCTGGCCCCGCGCATCAAGGCCGCCTTCTTCAATCTGGCGTGGCTGGAGCTGGAGGGTGTGGGCTGATATGCGGACACGCTGATGACCGCTTCGGCCCTCCGGCCTGGGGAACGTTGAGCGAGCTGTTCGGGCCACTGGGCTGGGAGCCGGAGCACAGCCGCGACGAGGTGCGTCCGACAGACCAGCTCCGCTTCGTGCGACGCGCCGTTGGAGGCTTCGAGGCCACCTATGGACGGTGGGGTCTGGTGCCTGCGCGCATGTCACTGGAGGAGGCCAAACGGTACGCGACGTTCAATGCCCGGGTGGAGAGCCTGAAGGACAAGCCGATGTTCCGAGCCGCTTTCCAGACCCAGCGCTGCGTGATCCCGCTGGCGGGCTTCTGGGAGTGGCCAGTTCGTGCGGGGGTCAAGTCCAGGGTCAGGATCGCCCGGAAGGACGACAAGCCGTTGCTGGTGGCTGGATTATGAAACCGGACCATGACGCCGGACAGTCCGCTGGAAAGTTGCACGATCGTGACCCGGCCACCGACACTGGATCTGGTGGAGGTGCATAACCGGATGCCGGCCCTGCTCAGCAATGATCTCGACGTGTGGCTGGATGCGCCGCCTCAGGCCCGTGCGGCTGCCCTGAGCAGCCGGCAACCGGCATGCTGGCCGTTGCCCCCATGTGAGGGCCTTTCCTACCCCCTCAGGGGAGTTGGCGAAAGAACTCAGCCGCGTGAAGTGCATTCATTGGTTCTCCACTGCCTCCGGTTCCTCTGTCGGCAGCCACCGAAGCTTCTTAAGAGTTTTTTTAAGCCCAGCGAATAAGAAATAGGGATGTTCTTCGATGAAAGCCACCCAGTCAGGTGCCAAGCCTGGGTGGGTGGTGGCCGTGAAATGGAGGAGGATTGACAAGAAAAACGGAGTTCTATGTGACGCATCGTAAATCTGATCGTTGGTCCGAGCGGCGGTTAGAACCCGCCGCAGATCATTTTCGGAAAGGAACTCTCGCGATGCCACGATAACCTCCAGAAAGTGCACTCCCGCCTTAAAGGTATCGACGGTTTCCAGACGCTCTATCGCGAGCAAGGCCAGATCCTGTTGCGGATGGGCCAGCATAATGGGCTGCAATTCATCGGCAGGCAGAGCCGCTAGGCTGGTCCGGGCAGTGCCATGAAGCGTTGGTATCCGCAAAGCAGTCAACAGCGACTCAGCCTGGTTGGCCGAGGCCTGTTGGAGGAATGTCGTTAATCTGAGCTGCTCGTGTTCAGGAAGCAGGTTCCACAAATCGGCATCCAGATCAAGCAGCTGGAGTGCCGAAGGCAGCACAGTGTCGTCTGCGTTAGACACGCGCCTGGGCCACGCTTCGGTCATTGCCGCCCGATACACGTCAAAGCGCCTGGCTTTGACCGCCATCAAGATGTGAAGTGCCCGCTCGCGGGGCACGTCCGGGGTGGGTGCCAGCGCTTGCTGCAGGTATAGATTTACAATCTGACGGACCAGGACATCTTTGCCACGGTCGATGTACTTCGGGCCGAGGTAGGCGGCCACCTGATCACCCTGCGCTGGAAAGGCTTGCCCCTGTACCTCAGCCTTGAGGCGAGCTAGCGCACTGCGCCCTTGGACAGGCGGGTGGGCAAAGAGCGCTCGTGTGGCGGCGACCAGGTGCGCCCGAATCTGTTCGGGCGAGGGATCATACAGGGAGCCGTCAGGCGTCAATGCCGGATGCGCACACCGGTGACGGTCCTGCCGGAGCCGCTCCAATTCATCGGCCTCGATGGGGGTTAGAAACTCATATGTGTCGCGGGCGAGTTTTAGCACCTCTGTTTCAAAGGTTTGAAGACTTCGGAGGTCATTTGCCTGAATCCAGGTCTCGAGTTGCGCAATTTCCGCGCTCGCCTGGCTGTCACCGCTGGCCGCCAGCTCCCGAATCTTCCCGATGATGTCAGAGTTAACGGCCACCCATAAGCTGAGTACGGCAGCCCGCAGCGCTCCTGCACGCAATGCCCGCACGCTCTCATCCACGTATCTCCGGATATCAGGAGCACGGACTTGTAGGATCAGATCGTCGGGATCATGCAGCATGCTCATGCGCTCAGTTTAGGGAGCACGTTGAAAGAACGGGCCGCACTTTGAGCCAACGTACCTTGCAGTAGTCAGCGATCTGGCGATTGAGGAAGCGGCCGCCCCGAAGTTAGACACTTGATCATGAGCCGCCCCTTGCCTTCCTCACGCGTTCCTGCATCAAGCCCGCCTGGTAGCTGCGCAGGAAGCCCTTGTCTTCCTTGAAGGCACACCGTTTGCACCGGGTCACCACGTCCTCGGCCTGCAGGCTGACGTACCGTTCGTGCTGGTCCAGCGCGATCAGCGCCGCCCGCTTCAGGATGACCTGGCGGCACTCGCCCAGGATCTGTTCGTTCCAAGCGTGGAGGCGCTGGGTGTGCGCCCAGCGGTACTTGCTCTCCAGATGCGACAGCCAGCGCGCCTCGCTGTCGAACTTCTGATACTGAATCACGACAGGCTGCTCAAAGACACGCCCGCACCGTCTCCCGTACGAGTGGTAATGGCAGGCCCAGGAGCCGTCCTTGCGCTGTTTGACGTTGATGCTGCCACACCTGGGACAGCTGTTCCGTGGCGTCGACGGCTGGGCGGGTGCCGTGGATGGATCGAAGGCGGGGGGCAGTAACGGGTAGGGAAAGCGTTCAAGCAGATCCGTGGTGGTCAGCAGCTCGCGCTTGATTTGCTCGCACGTTTCCGAGAAGAGGTCCGGATGCCAGGTGTGCTGCAACACCATCGGCCCTTCCGTGCTGCCACAGTGCCCACAGGATGTCTCGATGAGCACCGCGCGTCGTTTCCTTCTGCCACGGCGTACTGCCGTGAATCCGGTCCAGCACGACCTCCCAGGTGATGCGGTCTGCCAGCAGGCCTGCACGCAGTTCCGCGATGTAGTCGAAGCTACCCATGGTCCACTGTCCCCCTCAACTCAGTGGGGAGGGTCACCGCTGGTGTTCTGGGCAAGGCTCGATGAGGTCCACGTCCAGCCAGTACTCGGTGGCGTCCCAATCTGTGGGGTTCAGCTCCTCAGACCATGCGGCCCAGGCGGCCACTCTGGCTTCCTCGTGGCAGCCCAGGTAGTCGGCGAGGGTCGTGCGCTCCTCAGCACTGGGCCGGTCATCTGACTCGCCCTGATCGGCTGCATACATGCGGGCAAGCTGATCGGCAATCTCGGCAGGAGTGAGGTCAGCGGGGCGCATGGGCCAAGGATAGTAGGAGGGTGAGCCATCTTTTCAACAACAGACAAGCCTCTCCACCCTGACATCTCGCTACGACACTCTGGGCACACCTCAAACCCGAACGAATCAAATCGTCTCCAGTGCTCCTGACACCATTGATCTCGTAGCCTAGCTGAGACCTAGTGCGTTGCGATTGAAATGTGCACGCTTAGTCAGAAAGACAAGGTTAGGCTGTGCCAGAACTCAAAGGCTCCTTCACTCCTCCGGGACATGAACTTTGATCAAGACCGTTATGCTGGCACCACGGTCAATCCGCTTAACCCTAGCCCCGGAGGCATCATGAGTACGGCCAACCATGTTCTCGCATTAATCAAGAGCCACCTCTCTGGAGACGACGAACAGTTTCTGTCCGTCGCGCTTCAGGTCGCGGCTCGTGAGGCGAGAGCTGGCCATGCCAATGTTGCTCAAGAGTTGCGGAAATTGATCGATCAAGCTCGGGCCCAAGATGGCCTCCCCAGGCCCGAGACGCCATCGCCGATCGCCTTTCGTCCCACTCCACCCAAGGGCGAATTGGCCTCACTGCTTTCAGTGTCTCATCCCCGCCAGCGCCTCAAAGACCTGGTGGTCGAGGACTCTGCAGAACGTCGTTTGGCCCGTATCGTTCATGAATACGCCCAGCAGGATCAATTGCGGTCTCATGGTCTCTCTCCGCGCCGCAAGATCCTGATGATCGGGCCTCCAGGGAGTGGAAAGACCATGACCGCACATGCGCTGGCGGGAGAACTTGGCTTGCCCTTGATGACTCTGCTACTGGAAGGGGTCATTACAAAGTTCATGGGGGAGACCGCCTCTAAACTGCGCACCGTTTTCGAGGCGATGGCCACCATGCGCGGGGTGTACTTTTTTGACGAGTTCGACGCCATTGGAGCAAGACGGAGTGCGGGCAACGATGTCGGTGAGATTCGCCGCGTTCTCAACTCATTTCTGCAACTGCTAGAGAAGGACGAGTCCACCAGTCTGATCATGGCGGCCACCAACCATCCTGAATTGCTCGACCCCGCATTGTTCCGCCGCTTCGATGATGTTCTGGAATATGGCTTGCCGGACGAAGCGGTGATCGCTCGCATCCTCAAGGTGCGACTTGCACGCTTCTCGCCCCCTCGTTTTGCCTGGAGCCCGGCGATTCAAGCAGCTGCAGGCCTTAGCCACGCAGAGATCACACGTGCCGCTGACGAAGCGGCCAAGAGTGCGGTGCTCAGCAACCGGCCTAAAATTTCGTCGAAAGATCTGCTAGAGGCAATCGCGGAGCGCAAGCTGGCACAACAGTGAGCGGCGGGGTCGTTAGAATGCCCCTGAAACCGCATGCCAGATACTCCCCGCGACCGTCCTCACATCTACCTTGAAAGGGTAGGCGAAGCCCTCCCTTATTCACGTAGAGGTGGTGGCGGGCCTCAGCCGATTGAGCGAGACCGAGCACAGCATGCTGCCCGATTGGGAGTTGCCCTGGCAGCCGCTGTGGCAGCTTCCGTGAATCAGCGCGATCAAGCTCTGCAACTAGGGGTTCAAGGCGTTTATCTAGATTTTGAATTCGCTTCCAAGAACGCCGCCAAAGAGCTGCTAGACCGCTTGGATTCTACCCAAGTCGGCATGAACTTGGCGGCCGTCCACCAGGACGATAAGACGGGCGTAGTTCGCGCTACCGTAGCTGTCCCAGACGCCTCAGTTCCCAAATTGACGAAAAAGATCACCGACTATCGGAACAGGAACAACCGATATGGGAATCCAATGAACGCTGCGCTTGTCACTAATATTGAGGGCATCCGCCACGCTGCCCTGCGTTCAATTTTTGTGGGTGACCCCCGAAGATTGCCCGAACCCCACACCCCGATCTGGTGGGAGACCTGGATTCGGGCGGGTACGCGTGAAGAGTTCTTGAATCTCGCCCGCCAGAGCCAGCTGGAAGTCTCCGACACCAGCCTGACTTTCCCGGATCGGGAGATTCTGCTCGTCCGAAGCAGCCTAGATGTTCTGAGTCGCATCTTTCTCAATTCTCTCATCATGGCCGAAGTCCGACTGGCGCTGGATACACCCAGCGTATTCATCGAGATGCGCAACGATGAGCAGGTCGAGTGGAGTGACGAAGCAGCGGCCCGCTTACTTCCTCCAGAAGCTGATGTCCAGAGCTCGGTGCTGATCCTGGATAGTGGCGTAAATCGGAGTCACGCGCTGATTGCCCCTTATCTCGCTGCCACTGACTGGCAGGCATTGCAATCGACCTGGGGCCCTAACGACATGAGGAGATTTGATGGGCACGGGACCGCTATGGCCGGTCTCGCCCTGCACGGTGATCTGGAAGCATTTCTGAAATCAACCACACCGAAGCAGTACACGCATGTGCTTGAGTCGGTCAAAATTCTCCCGCCAGCTGGGCGTAATGATCCCAAGCTCTATGGCCGCATTACTCAGAATGCCGTTCGTTTGATGGAGAGTATCAATCCAGGACGCTGGCGCGTGACTTGCCTGGCCGTGACAGCAAAAGATGATGCCAAAGGTGGTCGGCCAACTGCTTGGTCTTCTGCGGTAGATCAGCTCGCGAGTGGCGTCGCAGTCGAGGAGGAGGCCAAACGCTTGATTGTGGTGAGTGCAGGCAATTCACAGCCCTCGACTGCCGATGTTCTGGGTAACTATCTCGATTTCGCCGATACATCTGAGGTTCATAGCCCTGCCCAAGCCTGGAATGCCTTGACGGTCGGTGCATTCACCGAGCGAACGAATATGATTGATCCTACGTTCGCAAGCTGGGCACTTGTTGCACCGTTCGGCGATCTCTCGCCAACAAGTAGTACTTCGTTGCTCTGGCACGATCAGTGGCCGCTGAAACCTGAGGTGGTCTTTGAGGGCGGCAATATGATTGCCGATGCATCTACCCCCGAGCCTCACACTCACACAGATGTCCGGTTGCTCACGACGGACTATGACCTCGGGGCCGCCCAGTTCCGGCATTTCGGAGACACGAGCGCCGCTGCTGCCTTGGCCTCGCAGATGGCCGCACGTTTAGCGGCAGCCCAACCCACGTATTGGCCAGAAACAGTTCGGGGCATGCTCGTTCATTCAGCAGACTGGACTGATGCCATGAAAGGCCATCGGACGTCGACATCCTTTCAGGGAAACCGCTTGCTGTTGCGGCGGTACGGCTATGGAGTGCCGAATATTGAACGGGCGCTGAAAAGCGCAAGCAATGACTTAACTTTGGTGATACAAGATTCTCTCCGCCCATTCAAAAATGAAGGCGGAAGGGTCAAAACCAACCAAATGAATATCCATCGTTTCCCCTGGGCGAGCCTCGATTTAACTGCCCTGGAAGGAATTGACCTGGAATTGCGAGTTACGCTGTCCTACTTTATCGAGCCAAATCCAAGTGAGAGAGGCTTTATCCAGCGCTTCCGGTACGCCTCCCACGGTTTGAGGTTCGCCGTAAAGGGACCATTGGAAGACGAAGAGAGCTTCAAAGCCAGGATTCAGCATGAAAGCCGGCCAGATGAAGGTGCTGGCATTCGCGATGCTGGAAACGAACTGTGGGAATTTGGACCTAAGCTCAGAACCTCCGGCTCACTTCATTCGGATCGCTGGCGAGGAGATATCGCAACACTTCAAGGCTGTGAATCCATCTTGATCTATCCCGTCAGCGGCTGGTGGCGGGAGAAACGTGGAGGCGTGCCAGACTATTGGGACCGGGATGCCCGCTATTCATTGATCGTGACACTGCGCGCTCCAGAAGCGGAGATTGATATTTATACTCCGATCACAACGGCGCTCACCGTCCCTGTGAGTACGGAAATTTAAGAACTCGCGGTCTTTCAGATCTCCCGAGACCTGCTTCAATGCGTTGTCAGCTGGTAGAGCGTCGCGTCATCGGTCACAGGACATTCGGAGCGGGTAGCGTGAGTCATGCGAGCAGTCTAGGAACGGTGTGGTGTAGATCTCGATGAATACGGGAGACCTAGCGTGCTGCACTGGCGCAACCGGGTCTATCGGGTGACGCGCGAGCACGATGCGTTCCGGGCCGGGGGCCGCTGGTGGCTCGGTGAGCCGTCCCGCGATTGCTGGGTTCTGGAGTGCGGCACGCTTGTGGTGGAGGTTCACCGCTTTGACGAGACGGATCCGCCGCAGGAGATCAGCGGCTTGTGGGTGGCCAGGGTGCAGGACTAAACGAAAAAAGCCCCCACCCGCAGCCGCAATGGCCGGGGTGGGGGCTTGGGTTTGGCTGATCTGTCTGCCGAGAGGGCGTGCAAGCGACATGTCAGTCGGACGTGTTCAGGATGACGACAGATCGCCTGTGCTGTCCGTTAGGGCTGCCGTACTTCTCGGCCTGTGATGGCGCGAAATCCGCGTCGGTGACCGGCGGCAGGGCGGCCGTTTCTGGGCCGAAGGCCTTCTGGAAGGCCGCTTCAATGAAGGCCTCCACAGCTGGAGCGGAGGATGTACTCGCGGTCTGTGGTCATTTGCCGAGGCCTTCCAGGGCCTGTTTCAACTTCTCGACCTCGGCTTCCGCCTTATCAGCCTGTTCGCGCTCAATCTTGACCTACACCCAGACCGTGCAATTGCTGGACTCTCTCAGTCCGTGTGGCGGAAGTACCACTACCAGGAGCGATCCGGACAATCAACTGATCTTGTCCAGCCAGCGCGACCAGGACTTCATTGGCTGCAGCTCCCTCTGCGACTGCGCCCCTCCGTGGACAGCGTGGACTCTGCCAATGGGTCAGCCAAGGGACAGTGGTGAGCTGGGCCAGGATGGAAATGAGCGGATCCGCGAACGACGAGGAGGTTTAGACGTGTACCTGTGGGCCGACAGAGGTAGTTCTTCCATACCAACAGGGCATCAAGTCCGTGTCAGGCGTCCTCTATTCCAACAGACACTCTCTCAGGAACTGGCGTGATTTCGCAGTGTTGGGCGCTCTGAGGACCGCCCGCC
The Deinococcus humi genome window above contains:
- a CDS encoding AAA family ATPase yields the protein MNFDQDRYAGTTVNPLNPSPGGIMSTANHVLALIKSHLSGDDEQFLSVALQVAAREARAGHANVAQELRKLIDQARAQDGLPRPETPSPIAFRPTPPKGELASLLSVSHPRQRLKDLVVEDSAERRLARIVHEYAQQDQLRSHGLSPRRKILMIGPPGSGKTMTAHALAGELGLPLMTLLLEGVITKFMGETASKLRTVFEAMATMRGVYFFDEFDAIGARRSAGNDVGEIRRVLNSFLQLLEKDESTSLIMAATNHPELLDPALFRRFDDVLEYGLPDEAVIARILKVRLARFSPPRFAWSPAIQAAAGLSHAEITRAADEAAKSAVLSNRPKISSKDLLEAIAERKLAQQ
- a CDS encoding S8 family peptidase gives rise to the protein MGVALAAAVAASVNQRDQALQLGVQGVYLDFEFASKNAAKELLDRLDSTQVGMNLAAVHQDDKTGVVRATVAVPDASVPKLTKKITDYRNRNNRYGNPMNAALVTNIEGIRHAALRSIFVGDPRRLPEPHTPIWWETWIRAGTREEFLNLARQSQLEVSDTSLTFPDREILLVRSSLDVLSRIFLNSLIMAEVRLALDTPSVFIEMRNDEQVEWSDEAAARLLPPEADVQSSVLILDSGVNRSHALIAPYLAATDWQALQSTWGPNDMRRFDGHGTAMAGLALHGDLEAFLKSTTPKQYTHVLESVKILPPAGRNDPKLYGRITQNAVRLMESINPGRWRVTCLAVTAKDDAKGGRPTAWSSAVDQLASGVAVEEEAKRLIVVSAGNSQPSTADVLGNYLDFADTSEVHSPAQAWNALTVGAFTERTNMIDPTFASWALVAPFGDLSPTSSTSLLWHDQWPLKPEVVFEGGNMIADASTPEPHTHTDVRLLTTDYDLGAAQFRHFGDTSAAAALASQMAARLAAAQPTYWPETVRGMLVHSADWTDAMKGHRTSTSFQGNRLLLRRYGYGVPNIERALKSASNDLTLVIQDSLRPFKNEGGRVKTNQMNIHRFPWASLDLTALEGIDLELRVTLSYFIEPNPSERGFIQRFRYASHGLRFAVKGPLEDEESFKARIQHESRPDEGAGIRDAGNELWEFGPKLRTSGSLHSDRWRGDIATLQGCESILIYPVSGWWREKRGGVPDYWDRDARYSLIVTLRAPEAEIDIYTPITTALTVPVSTEI